One Pseudomonadota bacterium DNA window includes the following coding sequences:
- a CDS encoding S8 family peptidase: MGIRTVAVLASLAATAASYAGDGTIRVPQGAQTIAGQYIVVFSDDVGLVRGAESDVRDLATRLTDQYGGDVERTYAWALRGATVRVDEATARKIAADPRVKYVEQDALSRIVGDQSNPTWGIDRVDERSLPLDNNYHWDFTGSGVEVYVIDTGIRTSHVDYAGRAVWGADCIGTGLSDNNGHGTHVAGTVGSATWGVAKDATLVAVKVCNGGGSCPNSAITCGIDYVTQRKLNNPSIPMVANMSLGGGFSQSENDAVDGSVNAGVFYAVAAGNDNGFNACNLSPASAPNAYTVGSTTSSDARSSFSNIGVCLDIFAPGSSITSTWNTSNTATNTISGTSMATPHVAGAAALVFDQNPTWTPFQVQDELTARATVGVVSNPGSGSPNLLLYTLDDGGGPPPPPAPECASDALNLNGFSFTGAAGQNQANNFNVTDGGVQIDLLGNTWVRTTSDFTVGSGTTLEFYFRSSNQGEIHGIGFDENDTLNDDPRYFQFWGTQNWTGTGQIDLSPTYGGSGDWQFYSVDVGANYTGSMSLAFVNDKDSGSGTNESQFRCVRVVDDSPPGGGCSVDIDFESGADGWFNDGASTCSTGAYVLGNPTQQSNGGVTTQVGGSNSGSNSVFTATNTSPGNADVDGGNCILGSPVWSVSAASTLSVAWFHGQRDGNDDSGDGFAVEYSLNGGSSWSTLVSNGDTQSNAAWATSSASIPAGSDVALRVQCTDATGGGDLVECGIDDVKICN; encoded by the coding sequence ATGGGGATCAGAACGGTTGCCGTGTTGGCATCGCTAGCTGCCACGGCGGCGAGCTATGCAGGGGACGGCACGATCCGCGTACCACAGGGTGCGCAGACTATTGCCGGCCAGTACATCGTCGTGTTCAGCGATGATGTTGGGTTGGTGCGAGGCGCTGAATCGGATGTGCGAGACTTGGCGACGCGCCTGACCGACCAGTACGGGGGCGACGTTGAGCGTACCTACGCGTGGGCCCTGCGCGGCGCCACGGTGCGCGTGGACGAGGCGACGGCGCGCAAGATCGCCGCCGACCCGCGCGTGAAGTACGTGGAGCAGGACGCGCTCTCGCGCATCGTGGGCGATCAGTCGAACCCCACCTGGGGTATCGATCGGGTAGACGAGCGCTCCCTGCCTCTCGACAACAACTATCACTGGGACTTCACCGGCAGCGGTGTAGAGGTCTACGTGATCGATACGGGCATTCGCACCAGTCACGTTGATTACGCCGGTCGTGCCGTGTGGGGTGCGGACTGCATCGGTACTGGACTGTCGGACAACAACGGTCACGGTACGCACGTCGCGGGCACCGTAGGCTCTGCTACCTGGGGCGTAGCGAAAGACGCCACCCTGGTGGCGGTGAAGGTCTGCAATGGCGGTGGGAGCTGCCCTAACAGTGCCATTACGTGCGGTATCGACTACGTGACCCAGCGCAAGCTGAACAACCCATCCATCCCGATGGTGGCGAACATGAGCCTCGGCGGTGGCTTCTCCCAGTCCGAGAACGATGCGGTCGATGGGTCGGTAAACGCGGGCGTGTTCTACGCTGTCGCAGCCGGCAACGACAATGGCTTCAATGCTTGCAACCTCTCACCTGCGTCGGCGCCCAACGCCTACACGGTAGGTTCAACGACGAGTTCGGACGCACGCTCGTCCTTCTCCAACATAGGCGTCTGCCTGGATATCTTCGCGCCCGGCTCGTCGATCACCTCCACCTGGAACACCTCGAACACGGCCACCAACACGATTAGTGGCACTTCCATGGCAACTCCGCACGTCGCCGGTGCCGCCGCCCTGGTGTTCGATCAGAATCCCACCTGGACGCCCTTCCAAGTGCAGGACGAACTTACCGCTCGTGCGACCGTGGGCGTGGTGTCCAACCCTGGCTCGGGATCGCCCAACCTGCTGCTCTACACCCTCGATGACGGCGGTGGACCACCACCGCCGCCAGCGCCCGAGTGCGCGAGCGATGCGCTGAATCTCAATGGCTTCAGCTTCACTGGCGCTGCCGGCCAGAACCAGGCCAACAACTTCAACGTGACCGATGGCGGGGTTCAGATCGACCTGTTGGGTAACACCTGGGTGCGCACCACGAGCGACTTCACGGTGGGCTCTGGGACGACGCTGGAATTCTACTTCCGCTCGAGCAACCAGGGTGAAATCCACGGCATCGGGTTCGATGAGAACGACACGCTCAACGACGACCCACGCTACTTCCAGTTCTGGGGTACGCAGAACTGGACCGGAACGGGCCAGATCGACCTCTCTCCGACCTACGGCGGCAGCGGTGACTGGCAGTTCTATTCGGTGGATGTAGGGGCCAACTACACAGGCTCAATGAGCCTGGCCTTCGTTAACGACAAGGACTCCGGCAGCGGGACCAACGAGAGTCAGTTCCGCTGTGTTCGCGTGGTTGACGACAGTCCGCCGGGCGGTGGCTGCAGCGTCGACATCGACTTCGAGTCTGGTGCCGATGGCTGGTTCAACGACGGCGCGTCCACCTGCTCTACGGGCGCCTATGTTTTGGGCAACCCCACCCAGCAGTCCAACGGCGGGGTCACCACGCAGGTGGGAGGCTCCAACTCTGGCAGCAACTCGGTCTTCACGGCGACCAACACGAGCCCCGGCAACGCGGATGTCGATGGCGGCAACTGCATCCTCGGATCACCCGTGTGGTCGGTGAGCGCGGCGTCAACCCTGTCCGTGGCCTGGTTCCACGGTCAGCGGGACGGCAACGACGATAGCGGTGACGGCTTTGCCGTCGAGTACTCGCTGAACGGGGGCAGCTCTTGGAGCACGCTCGTCTCTAACGGCGATACGCAGTCGAACGCAGCGTGGGCCACCTCGTCGGCCAGCATACCGGCAGGGTCAGACGTGGCGTTGCGGGTGCAGTGTACTGATGCGACGGGCGGTGGCGATCTCGTCGAATGCGGCATCGACGATGTGAAGATCTGTAACTAG
- a CDS encoding VWA domain-containing protein, with translation MMRVVHVMMALLVVLAGVVIWKQARPPVGEEALSPVLTPETPTVSKSAGPVPPTLPTPQDALAPIAAELHLSRNRDDARTTPAYRALAEAASAATANASQSSIVQMANALPLGRPAVVDREGYPEAEDNPVRRPAEDPVSTFSIDVDTASYANVRRQLNQGRLPRHESVRAEEIVNYFDYAYPMPEADEPFAVYTEIGPSPWHAQRRLLHIGIQGAVRSAAELPPANLVFLVDVSGSMQSPDKLDLLKASLRLLVGQLRPQDTVSMVVYAGAAGVVLEPTAGDQRATILGALNQLQAGGSTNGGEGIELAYALAEQHLVEDGVNRVILATDGDFNVGTVDHDALEELIERKREAGVALTVLGFGRGNYQDGLMQRLAQKGNGNAAYVDTLNEARKVLVDELAATLEIIAQDVKIQVEFNPAVVAEYRLIGYENRQLAREDFNNDRVDAGDIGAGHTVTALYELALVGEGGAQVDPLRYAARNERGRFLGRPVTDEIAHLRLRYKRPGEASSELIERPLLHSALRDRLADTSEDFRFSAATAAYAQLLSGARYTGEMKLVDVLTLAREARGADPFGYRGEFLTLVASADALSSVQQTTGR, from the coding sequence ATGATGAGAGTCGTTCATGTGATGATGGCCTTGCTGGTGGTGCTGGCTGGCGTGGTCATTTGGAAGCAAGCACGCCCCCCGGTTGGGGAGGAGGCGCTGTCGCCGGTGCTGACCCCTGAAACGCCGACGGTGAGCAAGTCGGCGGGCCCTGTGCCCCCGACCTTGCCAACGCCACAGGACGCGTTAGCGCCGATCGCCGCTGAGCTGCACCTGTCCCGCAATCGCGATGACGCGCGCACGACCCCGGCCTATCGCGCTCTTGCGGAGGCGGCCTCCGCCGCCACTGCCAACGCCTCCCAGTCGAGCATCGTGCAGATGGCAAATGCCTTGCCGCTCGGGCGTCCAGCGGTGGTGGACCGCGAAGGCTACCCCGAGGCCGAAGACAATCCCGTGCGACGCCCTGCTGAGGATCCTGTCTCCACCTTCTCCATCGACGTGGATACGGCCAGTTACGCCAACGTGCGCCGACAGCTGAATCAGGGCAGGTTGCCGCGTCACGAGTCCGTGCGGGCTGAGGAGATCGTCAACTACTTCGACTACGCCTACCCCATGCCCGAGGCAGACGAGCCCTTCGCAGTCTACACAGAGATCGGTCCGAGCCCCTGGCATGCGCAGCGGCGTCTCTTGCACATTGGTATTCAAGGTGCGGTCCGCAGTGCCGCTGAGCTGCCGCCCGCGAATCTCGTGTTTCTCGTGGACGTCTCGGGCTCCATGCAGTCGCCGGACAAGCTCGATCTGCTGAAGGCGTCGCTGCGCCTCCTGGTAGGTCAGCTGCGCCCCCAAGACACCGTGTCGATGGTGGTTTACGCCGGTGCTGCTGGCGTGGTGCTCGAGCCCACGGCGGGCGATCAACGCGCTACGATCCTCGGGGCGTTGAATCAACTTCAGGCGGGAGGCTCCACCAATGGGGGCGAGGGCATAGAGCTCGCCTACGCCCTCGCCGAGCAGCACCTCGTGGAAGATGGGGTGAACCGCGTAATCCTTGCCACCGACGGTGATTTCAACGTGGGCACGGTAGACCACGATGCCCTAGAGGAGCTGATCGAGCGCAAGCGCGAAGCAGGTGTTGCCCTCACCGTGCTCGGCTTCGGCCGGGGCAACTACCAGGACGGCCTGATGCAGCGTCTGGCGCAGAAGGGTAACGGTAATGCGGCCTATGTCGATACGCTCAATGAGGCGCGCAAGGTGCTCGTGGACGAGCTGGCCGCCACCCTGGAGATCATCGCGCAGGATGTGAAGATCCAGGTAGAGTTCAACCCTGCGGTGGTGGCCGAGTATCGCCTGATAGGCTATGAGAATCGTCAGCTAGCTCGCGAGGACTTCAACAACGATCGAGTGGATGCCGGCGACATCGGCGCTGGCCACACGGTGACGGCCCTCTACGAGCTGGCCTTGGTGGGCGAAGGCGGGGCGCAGGTCGACCCGCTGCGCTACGCGGCCCGGAACGAACGTGGTCGCTTTCTCGGTCGCCCCGTCACCGACGAGATCGCTCACCTGCGCCTGCGCTACAAGCGCCCAGGTGAGGCGAGCAGCGAGCTGATCGAGCGTCCGCTGCTGCACTCCGCTCTGCGTGACCGTCTGGCCGATACGAGCGAGGACTTTCGCTTCAGCGCCGCCACAGCCGCCTACGCTCAGCTCCTGAGCGGTGCACGCTACACGGGTGAGATGAAGCTCGTCGATGTGCTGACCCTCGCTCGGGAGGCGCGAGGAGCGGATCCCTTCGGCTACCGCGGGGAGTTTCTGACCCTCGTTGCCAGTGCAGACGCGCTATCCTCCGTGCAACAGACGACAGGCCGATGA
- a CDS encoding sigma-70 family RNA polymerase sigma factor translates to MDDRAMAGAAASAAPARLAVASPEAGEDEALMVAFGAGEAPAFDMLYERYRGPVYRFFARQLRVEDAQEAHQDTWLRVIRARERYRPTSSFRSYLFTIAHNVLTDLWRRQGRRPADAAVDPDELVGRGDPVGESERAELVDQFFALLAELPVEQREAFVLREDAGLSNEQIAEVTGVGVETVRSRIRYAVRKLKGGMASHGQ, encoded by the coding sequence ATGGACGATAGGGCGATGGCGGGCGCGGCAGCATCTGCCGCCCCGGCGCGGCTCGCCGTGGCGAGTCCTGAGGCCGGGGAGGACGAGGCGTTGATGGTGGCATTCGGGGCAGGCGAGGCGCCTGCCTTCGATATGCTCTACGAGCGCTATCGGGGCCCCGTGTATCGATTCTTCGCCCGCCAGCTGCGCGTCGAAGACGCGCAGGAGGCGCACCAGGACACCTGGTTGCGCGTGATCCGCGCGCGAGAGCGCTACCGGCCCACCAGCAGCTTTCGTAGCTACCTGTTCACGATCGCCCACAACGTGTTGACCGATCTGTGGCGACGCCAAGGGCGCCGACCAGCCGATGCCGCCGTCGATCCCGATGAGCTCGTGGGCCGCGGTGATCCCGTGGGCGAGAGCGAGCGGGCGGAGTTGGTAGATCAATTCTTCGCGTTGCTCGCCGAGCTTCCCGTCGAACAGCGGGAGGCCTTTGTCCTGCGAGAGGACGCAGGTTTGAGTAACGAGCAGATCGCTGAGGTCACGGGCGTGGGTGTAGAGACCGTGCGCAGCCGCATACGCTACGCGGTGCGCAAACTCAAAGGAGGCATGGCGTCTCATGGACAGTAA
- a CDS encoding EAL domain-containing protein, whose translation MQRIIQRLPISQKLTIFNLILGLTLIGVAGALLFWQNHRMMEHALAQRVAQHGAMVSENLVQPVEFADWTRAASIMDAFNKDPAIARAELRGVSDELIVTYYGTDPVEDLQAQSAMHTQSIAIVDPYGLEIGWLVIYVSREEVEAAAREMLVTITAILTLAVLLGLALGHGSQRMVTKPLANLTDLVKRVREKKDYKLRADPLYPDDLGRLTEDVNAMLEIIHGRDLHLAQTVEVRTRELAEQNTRLESEIRQRERADRLAKSNQVKFEKAFLNAPIGMALVLGDGAVIQRNPMFDSLMDTACEARFNLLTLITGETQDDVREQLQQMVIASIGEFACDAQVRSRDGRELTCALHFSSVREEDDFAYAVLQLQDATESRRLAAELQHQARHDALTGLANRRMFEQTLAELGGEDADNAYPLVIGLIDLDKFKVVNDTAGHAAGDALLQQVASTITQSVRERDLVVRLGGDEFAVICKRCDLETGAQIAEVIRARMEDLVFDWDGQSFRIGASIGIVGVDRPSGPLDDALRRADDACFAAKDGGRNRVCLADDEGDGKPDARAAEIHWAQRLRSALDGDGFALMAQQIMPLRDPTAPRQAEILLRMLDEQGEASVLPGAFLPVAERYGLAADIDRWVVEQLARHIGAVEADARTVEHYWVNLSPATIKDANFGDFMRELHESLDLPNGVINFEIREAFAKRHAGALEKLIETLRPLGCRFALDGFSTSSASLAIAQALDIDMLKLDGASVRDAHENSLDRIVVKSAIDAAGALDVLTCAMFVESSDVLEDMLSLSADMAQGFAIEAPALLLSGPAANPEKQSEGDPSAAA comes from the coding sequence GTGCAGCGGATCATTCAGCGACTGCCGATCAGTCAAAAGCTAACCATCTTCAACCTCATCCTCGGTCTGACGCTGATCGGCGTGGCCGGAGCGCTGCTGTTCTGGCAAAACCACCGCATGATGGAGCACGCCCTCGCCCAGCGCGTCGCGCAGCACGGGGCGATGGTCAGCGAGAACCTGGTGCAACCGGTAGAGTTCGCCGACTGGACGCGCGCGGCCTCCATCATGGATGCCTTCAACAAGGATCCTGCCATCGCTCGCGCCGAGCTGCGCGGAGTAAGCGACGAGCTCATCGTCACCTACTACGGCACCGACCCCGTGGAGGACTTGCAGGCGCAAAGCGCTATGCACACCCAGTCGATCGCAATCGTCGATCCGTACGGGTTGGAGATCGGGTGGCTGGTGATCTACGTCTCACGCGAGGAGGTCGAAGCAGCCGCGCGCGAGATGCTAGTAACGATCACCGCTATCCTCACGCTCGCCGTGCTCCTCGGCCTTGCCCTCGGTCACGGCAGCCAGCGCATGGTCACCAAGCCGCTAGCAAACCTAACGGATCTCGTGAAGCGGGTGCGGGAGAAGAAGGACTACAAGCTGCGCGCAGACCCCCTATATCCCGACGATCTCGGACGCCTGACCGAGGACGTGAACGCTATGCTCGAGATCATCCACGGACGCGATTTGCACTTAGCGCAAACGGTAGAGGTGCGCACGCGCGAGCTGGCCGAGCAGAACACGCGCCTGGAGAGCGAGATACGTCAGCGCGAGCGCGCTGATCGCCTCGCGAAATCCAACCAAGTGAAGTTCGAAAAGGCCTTCTTGAACGCGCCGATTGGCATGGCGCTGGTGCTGGGCGACGGCGCCGTGATCCAGCGCAACCCCATGTTCGACTCACTCATGGACACGGCCTGCGAAGCGCGCTTCAACCTACTTACGCTCATCACCGGTGAGACCCAGGACGATGTGCGCGAGCAGCTGCAGCAGATGGTGATCGCAAGCATCGGTGAATTCGCCTGCGATGCCCAAGTGCGCAGCCGCGACGGGCGTGAACTCACCTGCGCCCTACACTTTTCTTCCGTACGCGAAGAAGACGACTTCGCTTACGCCGTACTTCAGCTTCAGGATGCAACAGAATCGCGTCGCCTCGCGGCGGAGCTGCAACACCAAGCTCGCCACGACGCCCTCACGGGCCTCGCCAACCGCCGCATGTTCGAGCAGACCCTCGCCGAGCTCGGCGGAGAGGACGCGGACAACGCCTACCCGCTGGTGATCGGACTGATCGACCTTGACAAGTTCAAGGTGGTCAACGACACGGCTGGGCACGCGGCAGGCGACGCGCTACTGCAGCAGGTCGCGAGCACGATCACCCAGAGCGTGCGCGAGCGCGACCTGGTGGTTCGCCTCGGCGGCGATGAATTCGCCGTGATCTGCAAACGCTGCGACCTTGAGACGGGGGCGCAGATCGCCGAGGTGATCCGCGCACGGATGGAAGACCTGGTCTTCGACTGGGATGGGCAGAGCTTCCGTATCGGCGCCAGCATCGGCATCGTCGGGGTCGATCGACCGAGCGGCCCCCTCGACGACGCCCTACGCCGCGCCGACGACGCCTGCTTCGCTGCCAAGGATGGAGGGCGCAATCGCGTTTGCCTCGCCGACGACGAGGGCGACGGTAAGCCGGACGCACGAGCGGCAGAGATACACTGGGCGCAGCGCCTGCGCAGCGCGCTGGACGGCGATGGCTTCGCACTCATGGCTCAGCAGATCATGCCCTTGCGCGATCCCACAGCACCGAGGCAAGCGGAGATCCTGCTGAGGATGCTCGATGAGCAAGGCGAGGCCAGCGTGCTGCCGGGCGCATTCCTGCCCGTGGCAGAGCGCTACGGGCTAGCGGCTGATATCGACCGGTGGGTCGTCGAGCAGCTCGCACGACACATTGGCGCCGTCGAGGCCGACGCGCGGACCGTGGAGCACTACTGGGTGAATCTCTCTCCGGCGACAATAAAGGACGCCAACTTCGGCGATTTCATGCGCGAACTGCATGAGTCACTGGATCTACCAAATGGAGTAATTAACTTCGAGATCCGTGAAGCCTTTGCAAAGCGCCACGCGGGCGCTCTGGAGAAGCTCATCGAGACCCTGCGCCCCCTAGGCTGCCGTTTCGCTCTCGACGGATTCAGCACCAGCAGCGCTTCCCTGGCGATCGCCCAGGCGCTCGATATCGACATGCTCAAGCTCGACGGCGCCTCGGTGCGCGACGCCCATGAGAACTCGCTGGATCGCATCGTCGTGAAGTCCGCGATCGACGCTGCAGGCGCCCTCGACGTGCTCACCTGCGCGATGTTTGTCGAGTCCTCCGACGTGCTCGAAGACATGCTGAGCCTGTCGGCGGACATGGCCCAAGGCTTCGCCATCGAGGCGCCCGCCCTGTTGCTGTCCGGCCCCGCCGCCAACCCCGAGAAGCAGTCCGAGGGCGATCCGAGCGCCGCCGCCTGA